One genomic region from Pseudorca crassidens isolate mPseCra1 chromosome 11, mPseCra1.hap1, whole genome shotgun sequence encodes:
- the PRR5 gene encoding proline-rich protein 5 isoform X5: MVILRDKIRFYEGQKLLDSLAETWDFFFSDVLPTLQAVFYPVQGKEPSVRQLALLHFRNIITLSVKLEDALARARARVPPAVVQMLLVLQGVHESRGVTKDYLRLETLIQKVVSPYLGTYGLYSSEGAFTHSCILEKHFLRRSRSGDILAKNPVVRSKSYNTPLLNPVAEHEAEGAVAGGTGIRRHSVSEMTSCPEPQGFADTPGQDPAGTFRPSPAPPSGPCPSILYPPAQPPEPGPGPARSSPASSSPENLVDQILESVDSDSEGIFIDFGRGGGCGTSESEGAGGRQSVV; this comes from the exons GACAGAAGCTGCTGGACTCGCTGGCAGAGACCTGGGATTTCTTCTTCAGCGACGTGCTGCCCACGCTGCAGGCCGTCTTCTACCCGGTGCAG GGCAAGGAGCCGTCGGTGCGCCAGCTGGCTCTGCTGCACTTCCGGAACATCATCACCCTCAGTGTGAAGCTGGAGGACGCGCTGGCCCGGGCCCGCGCCCGCGTGCCCCCCGCCGTCGTGCAGATGCTGTTGGTGCTGCAG GGGGTGCACGAGTCCCGGGGAGTGACCAAGGACTACCTGCGCCTGGAGACGCTGATCCAGAAGGTGGTGTCGCCCTACCTGGGCACCTACGGCCTCTACTCCAGCGAGGGTGCCTTCACACACTCCTGCATCCTGG AGAAGCACTTCCTGCGCCGCTCCCGATCGGGGGACATCCTGGCCAAGAACCCGGTGGTGCGGTCCAAGAGCTACAACACGCCACTGCTGAACCCCGTGGCGGAGCACGAGGCTGAGGGTGCGGTGGCCGGCGGCACGGGCATCCGCAGGCACTCGGTCTCCGAGATGACGTCCTGCCCCGAGCCCCAGGGCTTTGCTGACACACCCGGCCAGGACCCTGCTGGGACCTTCAGACCCTCCCCAGCGCCCCCATCGGGGCCTTGCCCCAGCATACTGTACCCTCCAGCGCAGCCCCCTGAGCCTGGCCCAGGCCCGGCCCGCAGCTCACCAGCCTCCTCCAGCCCCGAGAACCTGGTGGACCAGATCCTGGAGTCGGTCGACTCGGATTCGGAAGGGATCTTCATTGACTTTGGGCGGGGCGGTGGCTGTGGGACGTCTGAGTCTGAGGGGGCAGGGGGCCGGCAGAGTGTCGTGTGA